The Vulpes vulpes isolate BD-2025 chromosome 8, VulVul3, whole genome shotgun sequence genome has a window encoding:
- the PCARE gene encoding photoreceptor cilium actin regulator: MGCTPSHNDIVNSVAKSGIQFFKKPKAILPGRQGGSERCSIPLLVPSSTCYDSGGGSSQGQRLAEEQPKARWTQSPNEGLYQLTRDPKGKDMEGLPPETKTSRSQLDESQSHMAKDLPSKTQSSHGFPGAAFSGEESEESTTRQRKLRCHTCGQQGHFCQTILPAHEPKGKVDFPEPLVKAHQHAYTYLHSCLSKYEAILCIIHQATQTQELLQPMVTFLLLCVDEVNRLLGEISKDGEMLLKEVKGDLSWPLGKGEPHEQPDLLQQLLQYTVSKLLVLSGTVASITGSFLEGSGNYLHATACHLGNKLSTKRGVDECLLRALGQLESLASGHGDPGMQDRPLCSEDSGIGADNESVHLVDKLGKQTSWDSASEPAEWMPVLSSTGEAKLSGHSWQQSPFRMGSDRPQDCPLSRPPTAKVQPTAWGGAGGPWPSSTGPENTTARPGGISKSAPCDSLGIGISTEAHFSKGSRLMDTPSLSEGEDSSPDEEEDQVSGMSQSPWQEKLPHPRPRSSPGGPASPFQPHPRRLKSLQAQEMILKMKEAISERIKFVPVPSGPQDWAEEEEKTAVSPRPRTASGSSRAPVRQRRSHSEGCLKSHVEDPTLQELQRVQRDLSQRLEAFYALGARHLGQSSKQVLQPRATALRPDTCRVAPSNTTSKLKASLTKDFSILPSQAKSILQKCSPHPESKQSPQGKAEGLRVTTPSGEKAHEAAGAEDWNVRSCPTRTSVKKLIETFSPTEGLRTLGDSKDSGPSPCLRKWGIPIIPPRFPIYRGLSPLYLKPQISPAASGDSLKVGPGWRPLAPIFPPLLTAGACKREDPNFNCETEEDLEHLPPPPLEILMDKSFTSLESPESSKPAGSSSKGTRAPGLGGADPIQRTWASPKLRASLSPADLLPSKNANAPARPHSTGPGGSKSGCSTRKLTLDLSHPPAASGNPEAEGGGARSLAPADRATSLCKHPQKATPWHHPSHTCGQHRTWDPSPARPAGGPRSPEGPRQSQDRSPLLASKASPPRGSWTPRADRRQPACHRPAQPSAPSVQGPPSAPSAPGSPPCSPPLRGPPARGEGAPSAAPQSPPAQDEACSPPGPRAEASSPSSRPSPSPSPPVSPALGRRWPGASEQGGGGAARASGNPRPLFWPASSPAFEAAPPGPPPPEAGGPRGTPAGGWRSSGPAPRAASQRGGALCALNPRPFVRRAASDPRPGGRPRLPAPRAPGDAGGSALSRSSSSEESLKKDTEPWNSPCAPELKGGGRGASPPELCVLGHGLQREVRASRTQDKPQQKEVA; encoded by the exons ATGGGGTGTACACCTTCCCACAATGACATTGTTAATAGTGTTGCTAAGAGTGGcatccagttttttaaaaagcccaaggCAATTTTGCCAGGACGTCAGGGGGGCAGTGAAAGATGCTCTATCCCTTTGCTGGTTCCAAGCTCCACCTGCTATGATTCTGGGGGAGGCTCCTCCCAGGGACAGAGGCTGGCAGAGGAGCAGCCAAAGGCCAGGTGGACCCAAAGCCCAAATGAAGGTCTCTATCAGCTCACAAGAGATCCCAAAGGGAAAGATATGGAAGGACTGCCCCCAGAAACCAAAACGTCCCGATCCCAGCTGGATGAATCACAAAGCCACATGGCTAAGGACCTTCCATCCAAGACACAGAGTTCTCATGGGTTCCCAGGGGCAGCCTTTTCTGGGGAAGAGAGTGAAGAAAGTACTACCCGGCAAAGAAAGCTGAGATGCCACACATGTGGCCAACAGGGCCATTTCTGCCAAACCATCCTTCCTGCTCACGAGCCTAAAGGCAAAGTGGATTTCCCTGAGCCCCTGGTGAAGGCCCACCAGCACGCCTACACCTACCTACACTCCTGCCTCTCCAAATATGAAGCAATTCTGTGCATCATTCATCAGGCCACCCAGACCCAAGAGCTGCTGCAGCCCATGGTCACCTTCCTGCTGCTATGCGTTGATGAGGTCAACCGGCTCTTGGGGGAGATCTCCAAGGATGGAGAAATGCTTCTCAAGGAAGTTAAGGGGGATCTGTCTTGGCCTTTGGGGAAAGGAGAGCCCCACGAGCAGCCAGATCTCCTGCAACAGCTTCTGCAGTACACAGTCAGCAAGCTGTTGGTGCTCAGTGGCACGGTGGCCTCCATCACAGGCAGCTTCCTGGAGGGCTCCGGCAATTACCTCCACGCCACCGCCTGCCACTTGGGAAATAAGCTGAGTACAAAGAGGGGTGTGGATGAATGCCTCCTAAGGGCTCTGGGGCAACTGGAAAGCTTGGCGAGCGGCCACGGAGACCCTGGGATGCAGGACAGACCCTTGTGCTCTGAGGACAGTGGCATCGGTGCTGACAACGAGTCTGTGCATCTGGTGGACAAGCTGGGCAAGCAAACCAGCTGGGACTCAGCATCAGAGCCTGCAGAATGGATGCCAGTGCTTTCATCCACAGGGGAAGCCAAGCTGTCAGGACATAGCTGGCAGCAAAGTCCTTTCCGGATGGGTTCCGACAGACCCCAGGACTGCCCACTCTCCAGGCCTCCGACGGCAAAGGTTCAGCCAACAGCATGGGGTGGAGCAGGTGGCCCATGGCCCTCTAGCACAGGCCCAGAAAATACTACTGCCAGGCCTGGGGGGATCAGCAAAAGCGCTCCGTGTGATTCCCTTGGGATTGGGATCTCGACAGAAGCACATTTTTCTAAAGGCTCCAGGTTGATGGACACCCCTTCCCTCAGTGAAGGTGAGGACAGCAGCCCAGACGAGGAGGAAGACCAGGTGAGTGGCATGAGTCAGAGTCCATGGCAGGAAAAATTGCCCCATCCGAGGCCACGCTCCTCACCTGGCGGCCCAGCAAGCCCATTCCAGCCACACCCCAGGAGGCTCAAGAGTCTCCAAGCCCAGGAAATGATTCTGAAAATGAAGGAAGCAATCAGTGAAAGGATCAAGTTCGTCCCTGTGCCTTCTGGGCCCCAGGACTGGgccgaggaggaggagaagacagCGGTCTCCCCGAGACCTAGGACAGCCAGTGGCAGCAGCAGGGCCCCTGTGAGGCAGAGAAGGTCCCACTCAGAGGGGTGTCTGAAGAGTCACGTGGAGGACCCCACCCTCCAGGAGCTGCAGAGGGTCCAGAGAGACCTTAGCCAGAGGCTGGAGGCATTTTACGCCCTGGGTGCACGACATCTGGGGCAGAGCTCAAAGCAGGTTCTGCAGCCCCGGGCCACAGCTCTGAGGCCCGACACCTGCAGGGTTGCACCCAGCAACACCACCAGCAAGCTGAAGGCTTCCCTCACCAAGGACTTCAGCATTTTACCAAGTCAGGCCAAGAGTATCTTACAGAAATGCAGTCCCCACCCTGAGAGCAAACAGTCCCCACAGGGGAAGGCTGAGGGGCTCCGGGTCACCACTCCATCGGGTGAGAAGGCCCATGAGGCTGCAGGGGCCGAGGACTGGAATGTCAGGAGCTGTCCCACCAGAACATCAGTCAAGAAACTCATTGAAACCTTCAGTCCCACTGAGGGTCTGAGGACCCTGGGCGATTCCAAGGACTCTGGGCCAAGCCCCTGCCTCAGGAAGTGGGGGATCCCCATCATACCTCCCAGATTTCCTATATACAGGGGGCTTTCCCCTTTGTATCTAAAGCCCCAAATTTCTCCAGCTGCAAGTGGAGACTCTCTCAAGGTGGGCCCCGGCTGGAGGCCCCTAGCTCCCATTTTCCCTCCTCTGCTTACAGCAGGAGCGTGCAAGAGGGAGGACCCCAATTTTAACTGTGAAACAGAAGAGGACCTAGAGCATCTCCCTCCACCACCTCTGGAAATCCTGATGGACAAATCATTCACCTCTCTGGAGTCCCCAGAGAGCAGCAAGCCAGCAGGGAGCTCCTCCAAAGGGACCCGGGCTCCGGGGCTCGGGGGGGCCGACCCCATCCAGAGAACGTGGGCTTCGCCAAAGCTACGAGCCTCCTTGAGCCCCGCTGACCTGCTACCCAGTAAGAACGCGAATGCCCCCGCCCGGCCCCACAGCACAGGCCCGGGGGGCAGCAAGAGCGGCTGCAGTACCAGAAAGCTCACCTTGGACCTGAGCCACCCGCCCGCAGCCAGTGGAAACCCAGAGGCGGAGGGCGGAGGGGCTCGGAGTCTGGCGCCTGCAGACAGGGCCACCAGCCTGTGCAAGCATCCCCAGAAGGCCACCCCCTGGCACCACCCCAGCCACACATGTGGACAGCACAGGACCTGGGACCCCAGCCCGGCCAGGCCAGCCGGAGGGCCGCGCTCTCCCGAGGGCCCCCGGCAGAGCCAAGACAGGAGCCCCCTGCTCGCCAGCAAGGCCTCTCCCCCAAGAGGCTCCTGGACACCCCGAGCAGACAGGAGGCAGCCGGCCTGTCACAGGCCCGCCCAGCCGAGTGCTCCCTCTGTGCAAGGCCCCCCCAGCGCACCCAGCGCACCCGGCAGCCCCCCGTGCAGCCCCCCGCTGCGGGgccccccggcccggggggaagGAGCGCCCAGCGCCGCGCCCCAGAGCCCGCCCGCGCAGGACGAGGCCTGCAGCCCCCCGGGCCCGCGCGCAGAGGCCAGTTCCCCCTCCTCGCgcccctcgccctcgccctcgcccccCGTGTCCCCTGCCCTGGGGCGCAGGTGGCCGGGCGCCTCCGAGCAGGGCGGGGGCGGCGCAGCCAGAGCCTCGGGGAACCCGCGCCCCCTCTTCTGGCCCGCGTCCTCGCCCGCGTTTGAAGCCGccccgcccgggccgccgccccctgaggctgggggcccccgggggaCCCCCGCGGGCGGCTGGAGGAGCTCGGGGCCCGCGCCCAGGGCCGCCTCCCAGCGGGGCGGGGCTCTGTGCGCGCTCAACCCCCGGCCGTTCGTCAGGAGGGCGGCTTCGGACCCGCGCCCCGGCGGCCGCCCCCGGCTGCCCGCACCCCGGGCGCCCGGCGACGCGGGGGGCTCCGCGCTCAGCAGGAGCAG CAGCAGTGAGGAGAGCCTCAAGAAGGACACAGAGCCATGGAACAGCCCCTGTGCCCCAGAACTGAAGGGTGGTGGCAGGGGTGCGTCTCCCCCAGAGCTCTGCGTGTTGGGCCACGGGCTGCAACGGGAGGTCAGAGCCAGCCGCACCCAGGACAAGCCTCAACAGAAAGAAGTAGCCTGA